Genomic segment of Deinococcus radiopugnans ATCC 19172:
GGTGACGCTCTGGGTCCGGTGGTCGATCGGGTGGCTCTCGAAGCGCACCCCAACAACCCGCAGTCTCTGGAACGCAGTCTTCGCTTTGGCTGCTCCCGCACACGTTGATCACAACCTTGCTCAGGAGCGGCCGGCAAAATCGTCTTGCTCCTGCTGCAACTGGCGCTGGAGCGCCTGGCGCCGTCGCTCCTTGAGCTCGCGCCGCAGGTCGGTCGCCGTGCGTCCTGAACGCAGCGTCACCAGCACGCAGCTCCCCGGATAGTGCAGGCTCTCGCTGAATTCAACCGTCCAGCCGGCCTGCCGCAGCGGCCCGTAGGCCGCGTTGCTCTGCAGTCGGGCGACCGTGTCGTATGGTTCGCTGGTCAGCACCAGGTGGCCGCTGCCGTCCTTCCACAGCCGGGTGTGGTCGAGTTTCAGTTCAGGCGACAGGGTTTTGAGCAGGTCGCTGACCACGCTGGTCTGGACCGGGCCCCTGACTGGCCGCTGCCCGCTCTGCTGGCGGTACGCCTGGTATCGCGCGTCCCGGCGGCTGGCGTGCACCCTGAGCAGCTGGTGGTACGCGGCTCTTTCGCTGCTGGTGGGCTGATGGTCCGCCCGCGTGCGGAGTGAGCTGAGTTCGGCGTGCATCTCGGCGCGGTTGCTGCTGACGTGGTAAATCACGGCGCCGGTCCACCCATAGCGGTCCAAAACCGCGGCCGCGTCTTCTTGATGTCCCAGGCCCAACGTGATTGTCAGGTCGCTGCTGCGCCAGCGCCATTCCTGGCGCAGCAGCGACAGATGCTGGTCTGAGGGAG
This window contains:
- a CDS encoding glyoxalase superfamily protein, with the translated sequence MPVISTEQLKAAANTLRAAAHTKRGLEVLRILSHGHTLELTARFLGYHDWNTAAGLLRQGRPLAFDLPGAGARAGQFLGELPQSVQDQLGQQLLACVDAAAFAGTALAAEALVRRDHEIQARPRDRQAQIRAVTGDDPVRVAAALRCLARHEAARYPLSEHLGYDRVTVMDASRERQVLPGDGPQVLGRGIDTAVQGPQATTRALQDETTLEHRRDLVVHAPSDQHLSLLRQEWRWRSSDLTITLGLGHQEDAAAVLDRYGWTGAVIYHVSSNRAEMHAELSSLRTRADHQPTSSERAAYHQLLRVHASRRDARYQAYRQQSGQRPVRGPVQTSVVSDLLKTLSPELKLDHTRLWKDGSGHLVLTSEPYDTVARLQSNAAYGPLRQAGWTVEFSESLHYPGSCVLVTLRSGRTATDLRRELKERRRQALQRQLQQEQDDFAGRS